The Candidatus Methylomirabilota bacterium region CCGTCGCCACCATCGGCTGGTTTCGCAAGGGCGTGGAGGAGAGCCAGGCCGCCGCGTCCAATATCCGGCACGTGCTCGAGCCCCAGGACCTCGAAGTGGACGGGCCCTCGCCCGCCTTCCCCACGCCTCACGAGACCGACACCGCCTTCATCCAGTACACCTCGGGCAGCACCGGCAATCCTCGCGGCGTGGTGCTGAGCCACGCCAACGTCACGCAGACCGTCGCCCTCATGGCCGAGGCGGCTCAGCTCACCCGCGAGGACGTGGTCGTGTCGTGGCTGCCGCTTTACCACGACATGGGGTTGATCGGCTGCGCCTTCACGCCGTCCTCGATGGGCGCGGACCTGTGGCTCCTGCCGCCCGACCTCAAGAACCCGCGCACCTGGCTCGAGCTCGTGACCAAGGTGCGGGCGACCTTCACCGTGTCCCCGGACTTCGGCTTCCGCAACTGCGTGCGCAACATCGGCGATGTCTCGGGCATCGATCTCTCCTCGGTCAAGCAGGCGCTCTCGGGCGCCGAGCCCGTGCGCCTCAGCACCATCGAGGCGTTCGAGAAGAAGTTCGGCGTCCAGAACGTGATCACGCCCTGCTACGGGCTGGCCGAGGCGACGCTGGCCGTGGCCATCTGGCCGCGGCGGACGCCGCTCCGCCCCGACCCGTCGGGCAGGTTCCTCTCGGTCGGGCAGCCCTGCAGGGGCGTGTCGGTCAGGATCGCCGACGAGGCGGGGCCGGTCGCGCCAGGGCTCGAGGGCGAGATCTGCGTCAAGAGCCCCGGCGTCATGCAGGGCTACTACAACAACCCCGAGGCGACGCGCCGGGTGGTCTCCTCCG contains the following coding sequences:
- a CDS encoding AMP-binding protein, with the protein product MAGSTTTPTTLAELMGLRVSAEPDASYFHLYDETVTYGQLWKESARYAAGLRRAGIDRGDKVCLIYPTCKEFFFTFFGALRLGAVPVPLYPTLGVEATAGVFRDSEAKAVATIGWFRKGVEESQAAASNIRHVLEPQDLEVDGPSPAFPTPHETDTAFIQYTSGSTGNPRGVVLSHANVTQTVALMAEAAQLTREDVVVSWLPLYHDMGLIGCAFTPSSMGADLWLLPPDLKNPRTWLELVTKVRATFTVSPDFGFRNCVRNIGDVSGIDLSSVKQALSGAEPVRLSTIEAFEKKFGVQNVITPCYGLAEATLAVAIWPRRTPLRPDPSGRFLSVGQPCRGVSVRIADEAGPVAPGLEGEICVKSPGVMQGYYNNPEATRRVVSSDGWLRTGDLGFVDREGYLFVTGRLKDLIIVGGENIVPVDVEEIVDHIPGVRYSAAVGIDSERTGSQRLHVVAEVREGADDTEALSGIVREIVQRVHQGRGHRPARVLLVRPGTIPKTSSGKIQRSRLVQMIAAGELGDLLVYASGAHRE